One genomic segment of Natrialbaceae archaeon AArc-T1-2 includes these proteins:
- a CDS encoding DUF7097 family protein, producing MEKTPRGTAVGVDDPYAFAGRCDHLTSEGRCRYASDHAEHDPAFARERADADYRCLAVDREPDAEGTVGDDDPCWADCPHFRSRTRDRECRRCGLAEKRMAHGDERPLLEEHHLSYASDGETVSHSHEITIYLCRWCHAKVHDSWARITDDVAPDPEAVATLEERRGRELDELGFESAADRDGD from the coding sequence ATGGAGAAAACGCCGCGTGGAACCGCAGTCGGCGTCGACGACCCCTACGCGTTCGCCGGACGCTGTGATCACCTCACGAGCGAGGGACGGTGTCGGTACGCCTCCGACCACGCCGAGCACGACCCCGCGTTCGCCCGGGAGCGAGCCGACGCCGACTACAGGTGTCTCGCCGTCGATCGCGAGCCCGATGCCGAAGGGACGGTCGGTGACGACGACCCCTGCTGGGCCGACTGCCCACACTTTCGCTCACGCACCCGCGACCGGGAGTGTCGCCGCTGTGGCCTCGCGGAGAAACGGATGGCCCACGGCGACGAGCGACCGCTGCTCGAGGAACATCACCTCTCGTACGCGAGCGACGGCGAAACCGTCTCACACTCTCACGAGATCACGATCTATCTCTGTCGGTGGTGTCACGCGAAGGTCCACGACTCGTGGGCCCGGATCACCGACGACGTCGCGCCCGATCCCGAGGCGGTCGCCACGCTCGAGGAGCGTCGCGGTCGCGAACTGGACGAACTCGGCTTCGAGTCGGCGGCGGATCGCGACGGGGACTAG
- a CDS encoding cupredoxin domain-containing protein, with protein MADDGHSRRRYLKYVGLTGAVGFAGCLEGDDGSNGDNQGTEAADDGRDDSESNDDSGEEDGNGDDENRVIVAPDGDWTFEPEELTISVGETVTWYFDAPGHNVSSHPDASDVNENPDGAEPFASYEGEDHFDLDDPDTEFEHTFEVPGEYTYVCTPHDGSMIGTIIVEE; from the coding sequence ATGGCAGACGACGGTCATAGCCGGAGACGGTACTTGAAGTATGTCGGACTAACCGGAGCAGTCGGGTTTGCAGGTTGTCTCGAGGGAGACGACGGATCGAACGGCGACAACCAAGGTACCGAGGCGGCCGACGATGGTCGGGACGACTCGGAATCGAACGACGATTCGGGAGAGGAAGACGGCAACGGCGACGACGAGAACCGAGTCATCGTCGCGCCAGACGGCGACTGGACGTTCGAGCCCGAGGAACTCACGATCTCGGTCGGCGAAACGGTGACGTGGTACTTCGATGCACCGGGCCACAACGTGTCGTCCCATCCTGATGCATCGGACGTAAACGAGAACCCGGACGGTGCAGAGCCGTTCGCCTCCTACGAGGGGGAAGATCACTTCGATCTGGACGACCCAGATACAGAGTTCGAACACACGTTCGAGGTTCCGGGAGAATACACGTACGTGTGCACCCCCCACGACGGAAGTATGATTGGCACAATAATTGTCGAAGAGTGA
- a CDS encoding (Fe-S)-binding protein yields MFGVAQTEVTRETYWGITSTGTAVFYYLAAVTILVFLYGVYRRFARYTAGEEEWFDRLDDLGSRVRTAATIALSNEKQFNRDLYGGVMHAFILWGFLTLLIATAIIGFEQYATEMVLNMTFWEGDFYLAYQFMVDAMGLLFVVGIGMAMYRRYWVRNGRLWGRHTSREDDIFIWTLFLLGVGGFVLEGLRIYATGMPDHEVVSFVGYGLAMVFDAIGLPVAGEAGLGLSAGLLTAENLHWLSWWSHSILAFFFIAWIPYAKPFHMLSSFANVVTRDEKAGARLPGVPADLDATNAESIDDFTWKELLDQDACTKCGRCSSVCPAKASDRPLDPRDVILDLKAYREERDAGGEEVPIVADGGGVIDTETMESCMACMACMDACPVEIEHLNSFTRLNRQMADQGDVAPSMQDVFQNVMQNGNTFGDSPRSRADWADDLEFDLTDAREEEVEYLWYVGDYPSYDERNKQVARSLARILEAADVSFGILFEDEKYDGNDIRRVGEEFLYVELAGHHVESFEDCEFEKIVCTDPHSYNTFKNEYPEVDFEEFADDPMMPFEYDEYWNADGEIEVYHWSQAVEELVAEGSLELDGDELEYTVTYHDPCHLGRYNDEYEAPRELIRATGADLHEMPRSHADSFCCGGGGGGLWMDFEEEPKPSEERLREALEDTDAGSAIEKFVVACPMCMTMYEDGRKTGDFEDEIEIVDVAELIVEAIDARERNAVEAAAD; encoded by the coding sequence ATGTTCGGCGTAGCCCAGACGGAGGTGACGAGAGAAACCTACTGGGGCATCACCAGCACCGGTACGGCGGTCTTTTACTATCTCGCAGCTGTGACCATCCTCGTATTTCTGTACGGCGTATATCGGCGGTTCGCACGATACACAGCGGGCGAGGAAGAGTGGTTCGATCGACTCGACGACCTCGGATCCCGGGTCCGTACGGCGGCGACGATCGCGCTCTCGAACGAGAAGCAGTTCAACCGCGACCTCTACGGCGGGGTGATGCACGCCTTCATCCTCTGGGGCTTTCTGACGCTTTTGATCGCGACGGCGATCATCGGGTTCGAGCAGTACGCCACCGAGATGGTTCTCAATATGACGTTCTGGGAGGGTGATTTCTATCTCGCCTACCAGTTCATGGTCGACGCGATGGGACTGCTGTTCGTCGTCGGGATCGGGATGGCCATGTACCGTCGGTACTGGGTACGCAACGGGCGGCTGTGGGGGAGACACACCTCCCGCGAGGACGATATCTTCATCTGGACGCTGTTTCTGCTCGGCGTCGGTGGCTTCGTCCTCGAGGGACTGCGTATCTACGCGACCGGCATGCCCGACCACGAGGTCGTCAGTTTCGTCGGCTACGGGCTGGCGATGGTCTTCGATGCGATCGGACTCCCCGTGGCCGGAGAGGCGGGCCTGGGACTGTCTGCGGGGCTGCTCACCGCCGAGAACCTCCACTGGCTCTCCTGGTGGTCGCACTCGATTCTCGCGTTCTTTTTCATCGCGTGGATCCCCTACGCCAAACCGTTTCACATGCTCTCGTCGTTCGCGAACGTCGTCACGCGCGATGAGAAAGCAGGGGCGCGACTGCCCGGCGTGCCAGCCGACTTAGACGCCACGAACGCCGAATCGATCGACGACTTCACCTGGAAGGAACTGCTCGACCAGGACGCCTGTACCAAGTGCGGTCGCTGTTCGTCGGTCTGTCCCGCGAAGGCCTCCGACCGGCCGCTCGATCCGCGTGACGTCATCCTCGATCTGAAAGCCTACCGCGAGGAACGTGACGCCGGTGGCGAGGAGGTTCCCATCGTCGCCGACGGCGGCGGTGTCATCGACACCGAGACGATGGAGTCCTGTATGGCCTGTATGGCCTGCATGGACGCCTGTCCGGTCGAGATCGAACACCTCAACTCGTTCACCCGACTCAACCGCCAGATGGCAGATCAGGGCGACGTCGCTCCCAGCATGCAAGACGTCTTCCAGAACGTCATGCAAAACGGCAACACCTTCGGCGACTCGCCCCGGTCGCGTGCGGACTGGGCCGACGACCTCGAGTTCGACCTCACCGACGCCCGCGAGGAGGAGGTCGAGTACCTCTGGTACGTCGGCGACTACCCGAGCTACGACGAGCGCAACAAGCAGGTCGCCCGCTCGCTTGCACGAATCCTCGAGGCGGCCGACGTCTCCTTTGGCATCCTCTTCGAGGACGAGAAGTACGACGGCAACGACATCCGCCGGGTCGGCGAGGAGTTCCTCTACGTCGAGCTCGCGGGCCATCACGTCGAGTCCTTCGAGGATTGTGAGTTCGAGAAGATCGTCTGTACGGACCCTCACTCCTACAACACGTTCAAAAACGAGTATCCAGAGGTCGACTTCGAGGAGTTCGCTGACGACCCGATGATGCCGTTCGAGTACGACGAGTACTGGAACGCAGACGGCGAGATCGAGGTCTACCACTGGAGTCAGGCCGTCGAAGAACTCGTCGCCGAGGGCAGCCTCGAGTTAGACGGCGACGAACTCGAGTACACCGTCACCTACCACGACCCCTGTCACCTGGGTCGGTACAACGACGAGTACGAGGCTCCACGGGAGCTCATCCGGGCCACGGGTGCCGACCTCCACGAGATGCCACGGTCCCATGCCGATTCGTTCTGCTGTGGCGGCGGCGGTGGCGGTCTCTGGATGGACTTCGAGGAAGAGCCGAAACCGAGCGAGGAACGCCTGCGGGAGGCACTCGAGGACACCGACGCCGGCTCCGCGATCGAGAAGTTCGTCGTCGCCTGTCCGATGTGTATGACGATGTACGAGGACGGGCGCAAGACCGGCGACTTCGAAGACGAGATCGAGATCGTCGACGTCGCCGAACTGATCGTCGAGGCGATCGACGCACGCGAGCGGAACGCAGTCGAGGCGGCTGCCGACTAG
- a CDS encoding FKBP-type peptidyl-prolyl cis-trans isomerase, producing the protein MVEDGQIATVRYTTRLVDGPDAGEVVDTTDVDVAKESGIYHDEGDYKPLEFRVGEGNVVPALEEIVKTLERGETATEIVEPERAFGEHDESKVEEFDRETFDELAGGEPEPDSMVTVRDGRYGWVTAVDADRVVVDFNHELAGKRLELEVELLDVHGKPGEESGRNWEKKYGRRQE; encoded by the coding sequence ATGGTCGAAGACGGACAGATCGCGACGGTGCGATACACCACTCGCTTGGTCGACGGGCCAGACGCAGGCGAGGTCGTCGACACGACAGACGTCGACGTCGCCAAAGAGAGCGGGATCTATCACGACGAGGGGGATTACAAACCGCTCGAGTTTCGGGTCGGCGAGGGTAACGTCGTGCCCGCCCTCGAGGAGATCGTCAAGACGCTCGAGCGAGGCGAAACGGCGACCGAGATCGTCGAACCCGAGCGGGCATTCGGCGAACACGACGAGTCGAAGGTCGAGGAGTTCGACCGCGAGACGTTCGACGAACTCGCCGGCGGCGAGCCCGAACCCGATTCGATGGTCACGGTACGAGACGGCCGGTACGGCTGGGTGACGGCTGTCGATGCCGACCGCGTCGTCGTCGATTTCAACCACGAGCTAGCGGGGAAACGTCTCGAACTCGAGGTCGAGCTGCTCGACGTACACGGCAAGCCGGGCGAGGAATCGGGACGAAACTGGGAGAAAAAGTACGGCCGTCGACAGGAGTAG
- a CDS encoding molybdopterin-dependent oxidoreductase, whose product MAAAGVSAGVALAGCAGGDNGADDTGADDTGADDDGDDPEPTDDEPEQGTMEYLENKYPGLEVHSADPENAEAAERGTYINFVTPAEEHFMRNRYLSPAIDEDDHTVELRLADETIDLSVEEIKHGYSTESVAHTMQCTGNGRSYFEPQVGGNPWAFGAVGNAVWTGTPVSEVLEEYGADTSDDMWLMAAGDEVPSEDDRVFARSIPMQKVMEDCLLVYQMNGHDLTIEHGHPVRLLVPGWYGCNSIKWLGELEVMDTMMYGDEWERYYNWQQNSYRFEVAGQDAEHHEEVDVFDTWQMMDNAAADDEPLAYAWDMLAKSVIGYPGEGDTVTPRTSDGQVEITGVAWAGDNEIEQVEVSTDGGETWDTAELFGPAMPGVDTTASWVQFRYMWTPDDDGEYTIVSRATDDQGRSQPRDVAHQDDELETVEDDAFPWEAGGYGNNAYWPHRVEVDVE is encoded by the coding sequence ATGGCGGCAGCAGGCGTTTCCGCGGGCGTCGCCCTCGCCGGCTGTGCCGGCGGCGATAACGGTGCAGACGACACCGGCGCAGACGACACCGGCGCAGACGACGACGGCGACGATCCCGAGCCTACCGACGACGAGCCAGAGCAGGGGACGATGGAGTACCTCGAGAACAAGTACCCCGGCCTCGAGGTCCACTCCGCCGATCCGGAAAACGCGGAAGCCGCCGAGCGAGGGACGTACATCAACTTCGTCACACCGGCAGAAGAGCACTTCATGCGGAACCGGTATCTCTCGCCCGCCATCGACGAAGACGACCACACGGTCGAGCTCCGACTTGCCGACGAGACGATCGACCTCTCGGTCGAGGAGATCAAACACGGCTACAGCACCGAGTCGGTCGCCCACACGATGCAGTGTACGGGTAACGGCCGATCCTACTTCGAACCGCAGGTCGGTGGCAACCCGTGGGCGTTCGGCGCGGTCGGTAACGCGGTCTGGACGGGGACTCCGGTCAGCGAAGTCCTCGAGGAGTACGGTGCCGATACCAGCGACGACATGTGGCTGATGGCCGCCGGTGACGAGGTCCCCAGCGAGGACGACCGGGTGTTCGCGCGGTCGATCCCCATGCAGAAGGTGATGGAGGACTGTCTGCTCGTCTACCAGATGAACGGACACGACCTGACCATCGAACACGGCCACCCGGTCCGACTCCTCGTCCCCGGCTGGTACGGCTGTAACAGCATCAAGTGGCTCGGCGAGCTGGAAGTCATGGACACGATGATGTACGGCGACGAGTGGGAGCGATACTACAACTGGCAGCAAAACTCCTACCGATTCGAGGTCGCCGGTCAGGACGCCGAACACCACGAGGAAGTGGACGTGTTCGACACGTGGCAGATGATGGACAACGCCGCAGCAGATGACGAGCCACTCGCGTACGCGTGGGACATGCTCGCGAAGTCCGTGATCGGCTATCCGGGCGAAGGTGACACCGTTACCCCACGAACGTCCGACGGGCAGGTCGAAATCACTGGCGTCGCGTGGGCCGGCGACAACGAGATCGAACAGGTCGAAGTGTCGACCGACGGCGGCGAGACGTGGGACACTGCCGAACTCTTCGGTCCCGCGATGCCAGGCGTCGACACCACGGCATCGTGGGTCCAGTTCCGGTACATGTGGACTCCGGACGACGACGGCGAGTACACGATCGTCTCGCGCGCAACCGACGATCAGGGACGTTCCCAGCCGCGAGACGTCGCTCACCAAGACGACGAACTCGAGACAGTCGAAGACGACGCCTTCCCGTGGGAGGCCGGTGGCTACGGAAACAACGCGTACTGGCCCCACCGCGTCGAAGTCGACGTCGAGTAG
- the gfcR gene encoding transcriptional regulator GfcR: protein MKNVDDLIESAAELADRGLSKGEIADELNVSRETASWLVERSDTATQATSTPATTVAGGPQDIHVDWSAIGRDSKRMSAIAEAMADLLVKHGEDVDLTVGIEKAGGPIATLVARELETDLATYTPSKHQWEEEGDVEQDGGTFSRNFATIRDRECYIVDDTITSGTTMRETIGAIRARGGEPLACVVLADKQGVDELEGVPIYSLLQVISVGKDE, encoded by the coding sequence ATGAAAAACGTCGACGACCTGATCGAGAGCGCGGCCGAGCTGGCGGATCGGGGGCTCTCGAAAGGCGAGATCGCAGACGAGTTGAACGTCTCCCGGGAAACGGCGAGCTGGCTCGTCGAGCGCAGCGACACGGCGACACAGGCAACGAGCACACCGGCGACGACGGTGGCCGGCGGTCCCCAGGACATCCACGTCGACTGGTCCGCGATCGGCAGAGACAGCAAGCGGATGAGCGCGATCGCGGAGGCGATGGCCGACCTGCTGGTGAAACACGGCGAGGACGTCGATCTCACGGTCGGCATCGAGAAGGCAGGCGGCCCGATCGCCACCCTCGTCGCCCGTGAACTCGAGACCGACCTCGCCACCTACACCCCATCGAAACACCAGTGGGAGGAAGAAGGCGACGTCGAACAGGATGGCGGCACGTTTTCCCGGAACTTCGCGACTATCCGCGACCGGGAGTGTTACATCGTCGACGACACTATCACGAGCGGTACGACGATGCGCGAGACGATCGGAGCGATCCGTGCCAGAGGCGGTGAGCCGCTCGCCTGTGTCGTCCTCGCCGACAAACAGGGCGTCGACGAACTCGAGGGCGTCCCCATCTACTCGCTGTTACAGGTCATAAGCGTCGGTAAAGACGAGTAG
- a CDS encoding CRISPR-associated protein Cas4, producing MSFVSFSDLRTAAYCPRKLYYRRRDDDREPPEEVERVRDLAYRYDDVLEASNAALSAEPIAVSPASYRDRLERTRTRLERTGRWESIRDPVARDRLVTGRHCRGIVHKVLADPLEPSVVSPGRPPERGVWEPHTVQAVAAAKALAWEHETAVETAVLEYPAYGVIRRIELTTRRKALYRRTLRTVRALDGPPARVRNRSKCESCAYASDCGVTTRTLRSLLGLE from the coding sequence GTGTCGTTCGTCTCGTTCAGCGATCTACGCACAGCGGCGTACTGTCCACGAAAACTGTACTACCGCCGGCGCGACGACGATCGTGAGCCACCCGAGGAGGTCGAGCGCGTTCGCGATCTCGCCTACCGATACGACGACGTACTCGAGGCGAGCAACGCCGCGCTTTCGGCCGAACCGATCGCCGTTTCGCCTGCGAGCTACCGCGATCGCCTCGAGCGAACCCGGACGCGTCTCGAGCGGACCGGCCGCTGGGAGTCGATTCGCGACCCCGTCGCCCGGGACCGGCTGGTGACGGGCCGTCACTGTCGGGGAATCGTCCACAAGGTGCTCGCCGATCCACTCGAGCCGTCTGTGGTCTCGCCTGGTCGGCCACCAGAACGTGGCGTCTGGGAGCCCCACACCGTCCAGGCCGTCGCGGCCGCGAAAGCACTCGCCTGGGAACACGAGACGGCTGTCGAGACCGCCGTCCTCGAGTATCCGGCCTACGGCGTGATCCGTCGGATCGAGCTCACGACCCGTCGAAAGGCGCTGTACCGACGGACGCTCCGGACAGTCAGAGCACTCGACGGACCACCTGCCCGCGTGAGAAATCGATCGAAGTGTGAGTCCTGTGCGTACGCCAGCGACTGTGGCGTCACCACGCGGACGTTACGCTCGTTGCTCGGACTCGAGTAA
- a CDS encoding conditioned medium-induced protein 4 produces MNEKTEELRNIFTSVTDEETVTESQEDTRGSLEQDERTVEERLEGLVARMRDRYEFETPLSDAELVILAKRFYEDDTDEAIADELGVDEEDVFEGRLAVHLVRDDDADEVDLAAIRSREEDDATLAAEYGVDEGQIRRYRRVAAAVDESRAANDRYRDEFDAILADADLSKRMAKDVREDGLEDATEGMETDVEF; encoded by the coding sequence ATGAACGAGAAAACCGAAGAGCTTCGGAACATCTTCACAAGCGTCACCGACGAAGAGACAGTCACCGAATCCCAGGAGGACACGCGCGGCTCGCTCGAGCAGGACGAACGGACCGTCGAAGAGCGACTCGAAGGGCTCGTCGCCCGAATGCGCGACCGCTACGAGTTCGAGACGCCGCTTTCGGATGCGGAACTCGTCATCCTCGCAAAGCGGTTCTACGAGGACGACACCGACGAGGCGATCGCCGACGAACTCGGCGTCGACGAGGAGGACGTCTTCGAGGGACGACTCGCCGTACACCTCGTCCGCGACGACGATGCCGACGAGGTAGACCTCGCCGCGATCCGAAGCCGGGAGGAAGACGATGCGACGCTCGCAGCCGAGTACGGCGTCGACGAAGGTCAGATCCGTCGTTACCGCCGCGTCGCCGCCGCCGTGGACGAATCGCGGGCGGCGAACGACCGCTACCGCGACGAGTTCGACGCCATTCTGGCCGACGCCGACCTCTCCAAGCGGATGGCCAAAGACGTTCGCGAGGACGGCCTCGAGGACGCCACCGAGGGGATGGAGACCGACGTCGAGTTCTGA
- a CDS encoding glucose 1-dehydrogenase, translated as MDAIAVEPGAGEPALFEVPVPEPGPGEALVRTLRVGVDGTDHEVIAGHHGDVPAGEDRLVLGHEAVGVVADANDTDLEEGTVVVPTVRRPPNGPTDHFERGQPDMAPDGEYVERGIVGAHGFMAEFFTSPAGFLVPIPEELAPAGFLIEPISITAKALEHARASRSAFDWRPESALVLGNGSLGLLTLSIVTERLEYDRAYCLGRRDRPDPTIDLIEGLGATYVDSRETPIPEIPAEYEPVDVVFETTGYAKHAFETIDALAPNGIGALLGVPDDWTFEIDGGRLHRELVLHNKALIGSVNSSREHFESAAETLAALPAWIADDLVTGVYGLDEFERAFVDDDTTIKTAVEFDRI; from the coding sequence ATGGACGCCATCGCAGTCGAGCCCGGGGCGGGAGAGCCGGCGCTGTTCGAAGTGCCCGTCCCCGAACCGGGCCCCGGCGAGGCCCTCGTGCGGACGCTTCGCGTCGGCGTCGATGGCACCGACCACGAGGTCATCGCGGGCCACCACGGCGACGTCCCCGCGGGCGAGGATCGGCTCGTGCTCGGCCACGAGGCCGTCGGCGTCGTCGCCGACGCGAACGACACCGACCTCGAGGAGGGAACCGTCGTCGTGCCGACGGTGCGACGACCGCCGAACGGACCGACCGACCACTTCGAGCGCGGCCAGCCCGACATGGCTCCCGACGGCGAGTACGTCGAACGCGGCATCGTCGGGGCCCACGGCTTCATGGCCGAGTTCTTCACGAGCCCCGCCGGGTTCCTCGTTCCGATCCCCGAGGAGCTCGCGCCGGCCGGGTTCCTGATCGAGCCGATCAGCATCACGGCGAAGGCCCTCGAACACGCCCGCGCCTCGCGGTCGGCGTTCGACTGGCGACCCGAATCCGCGCTCGTACTGGGAAACGGATCGCTCGGACTTCTAACACTTTCGATCGTCACGGAGCGACTCGAGTACGACCGCGCTTACTGTCTCGGTCGTCGTGACAGGCCCGACCCCACGATCGACCTGATCGAAGGCCTGGGGGCGACCTACGTCGACTCACGGGAGACGCCGATTCCCGAGATTCCCGCCGAATACGAGCCGGTAGACGTCGTCTTCGAGACGACGGGCTATGCGAAACACGCCTTCGAGACGATCGACGCGCTCGCCCCGAACGGCATCGGCGCGTTGCTCGGCGTTCCCGACGACTGGACGTTCGAGATCGACGGCGGCAGGCTTCACCGGGAGCTCGTCTTGCACAACAAGGCGCTGATCGGCAGCGTCAACTCGAGTCGTGAGCACTTCGAGTCGGCCGCCGAGACGCTCGCGGCGTTGCCGGCGTGGATCGCGGACGATCTCGTGACAGGCGTCTACGGACTCGACGAGTTCGAGCGTGCGTTTGTGGACGACGACACGACTATAAAAACAGCGGTCGAATTCGATCGTATATGA
- a CDS encoding glutaredoxin family protein, which translates to MDFPPDPGLEQEDVNELVDEAIEENEIVLFMKGNELMPQCGYSKRALGLIAAHREEFETVDVLDSLEEYRVALERHSGWETIPQTFVDGEFVGGSDILVELEERGELGETLGAE; encoded by the coding sequence ATGGACTTCCCACCCGACCCTGGACTCGAACAGGAAGACGTCAACGAGCTCGTCGACGAGGCGATCGAAGAGAACGAGATCGTCCTCTTCATGAAAGGTAACGAGCTCATGCCCCAGTGTGGCTACTCCAAGCGCGCACTCGGGTTGATCGCCGCCCACCGCGAGGAGTTCGAGACGGTCGACGTGCTCGACTCGCTCGAGGAGTACCGGGTCGCACTCGAGCGACACAGCGGCTGGGAGACGATTCCCCAGACGTTCGTCGACGGCGAGTTCGTCGGCGGTTCGGACATCCTCGTCGAACTCGAGGAACGGGGCGAACTCGGCGAGACGCTCGGTGCCGAGTAG
- the cofH gene encoding 7,8-didemethyl-8-hydroxy-5-deazariboflavin synthase subunit CofH, whose product MDRSVTETDLEFEHVPRTDQSFENALAKARDGERLTVADGIELLTTGTDVEGIDRRRKERVLEVADRRRREVVGEEVTFVANLNNNVTTACNVGCLFCNFKDAASTFETDHEGATAGFTKTPAESREIVSDAVSRGIYEVCSVSGLHPAFALDAEHREILEAHEDPTAVNYKPPAAYETDPGTYVEQIEAMDVDGVHVHSMTPEEAYHARRGTDWSYEEVYRRLKAAGLDTVPGTAAEILVDEVREVICPGKIGSDEWLAAMEAAADVGLGLTATIMYGHVENEAHRVLHLERVRELQERVDGAITEFVPLSFVHENTPLYRHGVVSGGASPDEDELMIAVSRLFLDNVEHIQSSWVKYGNEGGLKMLNCGADDFMGTILSEEITKRAGGEYGEFRSVADYVELISSIGRVPVERSTDYTERRVIDPDDPPFGPRLGPQADGTPLLEDEKRVPADD is encoded by the coding sequence ATGGATCGATCGGTGACCGAGACGGACCTCGAGTTCGAGCACGTCCCTCGAACCGACCAGTCGTTCGAGAACGCACTCGCGAAGGCCCGCGACGGCGAGCGGCTGACGGTCGCGGACGGGATCGAGCTGCTGACGACCGGGACCGACGTGGAGGGGATCGATCGACGACGCAAAGAGCGGGTGCTCGAGGTCGCAGACCGGCGACGCCGGGAGGTCGTCGGCGAGGAGGTCACCTTCGTCGCGAACCTGAACAACAACGTCACGACGGCCTGTAACGTCGGCTGTCTGTTCTGTAACTTCAAAGACGCCGCGTCCACCTTCGAGACCGACCACGAGGGGGCAACGGCCGGCTTCACGAAGACGCCCGCAGAGTCACGCGAGATCGTCAGCGACGCCGTCTCCCGTGGCATCTACGAGGTCTGTTCGGTCTCCGGGCTCCACCCGGCCTTCGCCCTCGACGCCGAACACCGCGAGATTCTCGAGGCCCACGAGGACCCGACGGCGGTCAACTACAAGCCGCCGGCGGCCTACGAGACCGATCCCGGCACCTACGTCGAGCAGATCGAAGCGATGGACGTCGACGGCGTCCACGTCCACTCGATGACCCCCGAGGAGGCCTACCACGCCCGCCGGGGCACCGACTGGAGCTACGAGGAGGTCTACCGCCGCCTGAAAGCGGCGGGTCTCGATACGGTGCCGGGCACCGCCGCCGAGATCCTCGTCGACGAGGTCCGGGAGGTGATCTGTCCCGGCAAGATCGGCTCCGACGAGTGGCTCGCGGCGATGGAAGCCGCCGCCGACGTCGGCCTGGGACTGACGGCGACGATCATGTACGGCCACGTCGAAAACGAGGCCCACCGGGTGTTACACCTCGAGCGCGTCCGCGAGCTCCAGGAGCGAGTCGACGGCGCGATCACCGAGTTCGTCCCGCTGTCGTTCGTCCACGAGAACACCCCACTGTACCGCCACGGCGTCGTCTCCGGCGGCGCGAGCCCCGACGAGGACGAACTGATGATCGCCGTCTCGCGGCTCTTTCTCGACAACGTCGAGCACATCCAGTCCTCCTGGGTCAAGTACGGCAACGAGGGCGGGCTGAAGATGTTGAACTGCGGGGCCGACGACTTCATGGGGACGATCCTCTCCGAGGAGATCACAAAGCGTGCGGGCGGGGAGTACGGCGAGTTCCGCTCGGTCGCCGACTACGTCGAGCTGATCAGCTCGATCGGGCGGGTGCCGGTCGAGCGCTCGACCGACTACACCGAACGCCGCGTGATCGACCCCGACGATCCGCCCTTCGGCCCACGGCTCGGCCCGCAGGCCGACGGCACGCCGCTGCTCGAGGACGAGAAGCGGGTGCCGGCGGACGACTGA